From the genome of Alosa sapidissima isolate fAloSap1 chromosome 14, fAloSap1.pri, whole genome shotgun sequence, one region includes:
- the piezo1 gene encoding piezo-type mechanosensitive ion channel component 1 isoform X1 gives MLHFLWGVLWKIASQRCQPARERERQRERERERERATERVVFVKVERKFVCETCRKTGNKRGHPHTHTHMQATHTHTHATSEAVIFASHMENAFGLWMSPCLFRYNVLSLVYLLYLLLLPWFLWPNKHTLRGHTGRFIKALFCTSLLFLLGHVSFQICLYTLPELDDALGHNCSSVENLSRHVGVSRLPLEDIWSVVRLLTPDLGIFIISLVTMVTCNRLVKKRETPPTSQNSVSVQEEKGDEEEEEDEEEGRLSPSVADEEEEEEGSSVPSKAALLAAKLRATAHRFLRDLGRVLAITLLALAGITLPSAFSSVYFLLFIGVCTWWACHFPISHLGFNALCVMVGFFTAGHLVCLYLYQSPFAQDIFPPACLWARLFGLKDIIKPGNCSSSSAYDLILNTEHDWPVYVNPGILLLLYITVAIVLKISSHGGPDKREVDRPSASDVVAGGGGEEVELHAWVPKKQSTEDDTKQMLLSTGESPTTESEEANTHMTNGSSQQDLGLGSSPPAQDGDSPLFLVGRMVMEQSYVCALIAMMVWSITYHSWLTFVLLLWACLIWMMRARRHFATLCSPFILLYGLALCGLQYVWAMELVPELPQHVGTMSLRQLGLDRAPYPCLRLGAMLLYTLTFWLLLRQSVKDNFRKKKSIAAPLTEVTTGEGIGRNESVLKVLGAMVMSLYAKYWIYICGGMFIMVSFAGKLVGYKIVYMLLFLLCMCVYQVYYSLWRRLLKAFWWLVVAYTMLVLITIYTFQFEDFPDYWKNFTGFTEEQLGDIGLETFALSELFSSILIPGFFLLACILQLHYFHRPFMRITDLDHVSPTHRKRNSPRPEVVRCTDGVGFEEEELGTDLGEGEESEDDEMMPSKWGLVMDRLMVLFGKFSDTLSHIQVFIWRVLELHILKMVAFCVVWVALGEPCVMNLVLVVLWCFAMPYARFRHMASCLSTVWVCVIIVCKMLYQLSVVNPIEYSNNCTQPFSNETSLSVEEMHNSTLYRAPVDPANWFGFRKNATVLGYIKNHLLVLLLLVFEATVYRHQAHHYKQLQRSPPNIPTLFPNATRDTLDQSLLTCIQYLLNYSFYKFGLEICFLMTVNVIGQRMNFLVIAHGCWLVAIMVQRRRAAIAKVWPKYCLFLVFFTIYQYILCVGIPPALCIDYPWRWSSSVTINSALIKWIYLPDFFTIPNSKNLMADFLLLMCASQQWHVFENEKKEEWMVQGGENKDNPNPMDGLPFNPAPNFINCRCYLDMAKVLVFRYMFWFVLSVVFVTGATRISVFGLGYLLACFFFLLFGTELLVKPSRTRMTLWDCLIMYNVGVIISKNLLSILACVFVAEMQKNFCWVIQLFSLVCTVKGYYDPKEVSDKECSLPVEEAGIIWDSICFFFLLLQRRVFLSFYFLHVTADLQASARQASRGFELFRASIKKNIRFHQKAEKKSLQQLKRSMERIRSKQQKYKEGRTASSSKAEKASDSKEGKQERSSKKKKWHRPWMDHATVVHSGEYYLFESDSEEEEELFSEEQKPPRQTAFQLAYQAWVSSAKEALRERQQRQREQRRLERASRQQASFQPSADGEEPVFEEGASQDGEVGGEAEESGRGSDMVQRLLDILRFLRVLFLAMVDGVTLWLNMLTKQYVDTSTVLCNERYMLIHNIGQGPREPLDDQLSQGSESPTLETCLDETETEMETDQLHSSGAISGAELDTSTPHTSTYSCATLCPECPQELEVVPRMGRHQRHSRTASEMLTDGAFFVEELVQSSEFYSSQNRLLKLLLALYNLLAANSELVCYLIIVLNNVVTASVISLVLPILIFLWAMLAVPRPSKRFWMTAIVYTEVMVMVKYLFQFGFFPWNSLYELQLNMDKPYFPPRIIGLEKIDNYIRYDLLQLLALFFHRSLLMKYGLWDHEGPLEEKSRQPAEDQTKREGEEEHQPSPAHSLAVLEDSATETPQPLEPEPDIQPTPEPTPEPPHADADADASPTDQGAGKKGGLLRFRRKKSSGKGGAESKEPKKKTKGRRREATSKKLKAVGLKIKQLSISAMQTIYRPTYGFFRDILHAEFRATTDVYALMFLTDMVDFIIIVFGFWAFGKHSAAADIASTLSEDQVPEAFLVMLLIQFSTMIIDRALYLRKTILGKLIFQIILVFGIHLWMFFILPAVTERMFNQNSVAQLWYFVKCIYFTLSAYQIRCGYPTCILGNFLTKKFNHLNLFLFQGFRLVPFLVELRAVMDWVWTDTTLSLSNWMCVEDIYANIFIIKCSRETEKKYPQPKGQKKKKIVKYGMGGLIIFFLICIIWFPLLFISLVRSVVGVVNHPVDVTVTVKLGGYEPLFTMSVQQQSIQPFTEDNYKSLTKHFGNNAVAMQFITLYNFEDIVTANIEGSSGSVWRISPPSRQELIKELLSSSAEMTLRLAWNFQRDLGKGGTVENTFDKHSIHLKPEDPVRADLASLLVGNRTEPVLVPHMFPNYIRAPNGAEAKPVSQLYEDDEQGYQGVTLSLMKGGSQEWWDISIAGCDPAAKACGVLPMVIFNDKVSPPSLGFLAGYGIMGLYVSVVLVIGKFVRGFFSEISHSIMFEELPCVDRILKLCTDIFLVRETGELELEEELYSKLIFLYRSPETMIKWTREKDKD, from the exons GAAGAAAAaggagacgaggaggaggaggaggatgaagaggaaggTCGGCTGTCCCCCAGTGTTgctgacgaggaggaggaggaggaggggagcagCGTCCCTAGCAAGGCGGCTCTGCTGGCCGCCAAGCTGCGTGCCACAGCCCACCGCTTCCTCAGGGACCTGGGCCGCGTGCTGGCCATCACTCTGCTGGCTCTGGCAG gcATCACCTTGCCATCTGCCTTCTCTTCTGTCTACTTCCTGTTGTTCATCGGCGTGTGCACGTGGTGGGCTTGCCACTTTCCCATCAGCCACCTGGGCTTCAACGCGCTGTGTGTGATGGTGGGCTTCTTCACAGCGGGTCACCTGGTGTGCCTGTATCTCTACCAGAGCCCCTTCGCTCAGGACATCTTCCCCCCGGCCTGTCTGTGGGCCAG GCTGTTTGGTTTGAAGGATATCATTAAACCAGGCAACTGCTCTTCGTCTTCCGCGTATGACCTCATCCTCAACACAGAGCATGATTGGCCGGTATACGTCAACCCcggcatcctcctcctcctctacatcACCGTGGCCATAGTCCTGAAAATCAGCAGTCATGGCGGCCCAGACAAG CGTGAAGTCGACAGGCCGAGTGCCAGCGACGTGGTGGCGGGTGGcgggggagaggaggtggagctgCACGCCTGGGTTCCCAAGAAGCAGAGCACAGAGGACGACAccaag CAAATGCTGCTCTCCACTGGTGAATCACCAACAACTGAGTCAGAGGAAGCCAATACTCATATGACCAACGGCTCCAGCCAGCAGGATTTAG GCCTCGGTAGTTCCCCTCCTGCTCAGGATGGAGACAGCCCTCTGTTCCTGGTGGGTCGCATGGTCATGGAGCAGAGCTATGTCTGCGCTCTCATTGCCATGATG GTGTGGAGTATTACCTACCACAGCTGGCTGACGTTCGTGCTGCTGCTGTGGGCGTGCCTGATCTGGATGATGCGGGCGCGACGCCACTTCGCCACACTCTGCTCGCCCTTCATCCTGCTGTACGGCCTGGCGCTCTGCGGCCTGCAGTACGTCTGGGCCATGGAGCTGGTGCCCGAGCTGCCCCAGCACGTGGGCACCATGAGCCTGCGCCAGCTGGGCCTTGACCGGGCACCGTACCCCTGCCTGCGCCTGGGTGCCATG ctgctgtacACCCTGACCTTCTGGCTGCTTCTGAGGCAGTCGGTGAAGGACAACTTCCGCAAGAAGAAGAGCATCGCTGCCCCTCTGACAGAGGTGACCACTGGGG AGGGCATTGGGCGGAATGAGTCTGTTCTGAAGGTCCTCGGCGCTATGGTGATGAGTTTGTACGCCAAGTATTGGATCTACATTTGCGGTGGCATGTTCATCATGGTCAGCTTTGCTGGCAAGCTAGTGGGCTACAAGATTGTCTACATGCTGCTCTTCctgctatgcatgtgtgtgtaccag GTGTATTACTCGCTGTGGAGAAGGCTGCTGAAGGCCTTCTGGTGGCTGGTGGTGGCCTACACCATGTTAGTGCTCATCACCATCTACACCTTCCAGTTTGAGGATTTCCCTGACTACTGGAAAAACTTCACTGGCTTCACAGAAGAGCA GCTGGGAGACATTGGCCTGGAGACCTTCGCCCTGTCCGAGCTCTTCTCCAGCATCCTCATCCCGGGCTTCTTCCTGCTCGCCTGCATCCTGCAGCTGCACTACTTTCACCGGCCCTTCATGAGGATCACAGACCTGGACCACGTCTCCCCCACCCACAG GAAGAGGAACAGTCCAAGGCCTGAGGTGGTGCGATGCACAGATGGCGTGGGCTTTGAGGAGGAAGAACTCGGCACGGATCTCGGAGAGGGCGAAGAGTCGGAAGATGATG AGATGATGCCCAGTAAGTGGGGTCTGGTGATGGACCGTCTGATGGTGCTGTTCGGGAAGTTCTCCGACACGCTTAGCCACATCCAGGTCTTCATCTGGAGAGTCCTGGAGCTGCACATCCTCAAGATGGTCGCCTTCTGTGTGGTGTGGGTGGCCCTGGGAGAG cCGTGCGTAATGAACCTGGTGCTGGTAGTGCTGTGGTGCTTTGCCATGCCGTACGCGCGCTTCAGGCACATGGCCTCCTGCCTCTCCaccgtctgggtgtgtgtcATCATCGTCTGCAAGATGCTCTACCAGCTCAGCGTCGTCAACCCCATCGAGTACTCCAACAACTGCACGCAG CCTTTTAGCAACGAGACGAGTCTCAGTGTGGAGGAGATGCACAACTCCACGCTGTACAGAGCCCCAGTGGACCCGGCCAACTGGTTTGGCTTCAGGAAAAACGCCACAGTCTTGGGCTACATTAAG AATCACCTGctggtgttgctgctgctggtgttcgAGGCCACAGTGTACCGCCACCAGGCCCATCACTACAAACAGCTGCAGAGATCCCCACCCAACATCCCCACACTCTTCCCCAACGCCACCCGCGACACCCTGGACCAGAGCCTGCTGACCTGCATACAGTACCTGCTCAACTACAGCTTCTACAAGTTTGGCCTGGAG ATCTGCTTTCTGATGACGGTGAACGTGATTGGCCAGCGCATGAACTTCCTGGTCATCGCCCACGGCTGCTGGTTGGTCGCCATCATGGTGCAGAGGCGCCGGGCGGCCATCGCCAAGGTCTGGCCCAAGTACTGCCTGTTCCTGGTCTTCTTCACCATCTACCAGTACATCCTGTGTGTGGGCATTCCTCCTGCCCTCTGTATTG ATTACCCCTGGCGCTGGAGCTCATCAGTCACCATCAACTCAGCTCTCATCAAGTGGATCTACCTGCCAGACTTCTTCACCATCCCCAACTCGAAGAACCTCATGG CGGACTTCCTGTTGCTGATGTGCGCGTCGCAGCAGTGGCACGTGTTTGAGAACGAGAAGAAGGAGGAATGGATGGTGCAGGGGGGGGAGAACAAGGACAACCCCAACCCCATGGATGGCCTCCCCTTCAACCCAGCACCCAACTTCATCAACTGCAG GTGTTACCTGGACATGGCGAAGGTGCTGGTGTTCCGTTACATGTTTTGGTTTGTACTGTCCGTGGTGTTTGTGACGGGGGCCACGCGCATCAGCGTCTTCGGCCTGGGCTACCTGCTGGCCTGCTTCTTCTTCCTGCTGTTTGGCACCGAGCTGCTGGTCAAGCCGTCGCGCACACGCATGACCCTTTGGGACTGCCTCATCATGTACAACGTGGGCGTCATCATCTCCAAGAACCTGCTCTCG ATCCTGGCTTGCGTGTTTGTAGCAGAAATGCAGAAGAACTTCTGTTGGGTAATTCAGCTGTTCAGCCTGGTCTGCACTGTTAAAGGCTACTATGACC ctaagGAGGTGAGTGATAAGGAGTGCTCTCTGCCCGTGGAGGAGGCAGGCATCATCTGGGACAGCATctgcttcttcttcctcctgctGCAGAGGAGAGTCTTCCTCAGTTTCTACTTCCTGCATGTGACCGCAGACCTGCAGGCGTCTGCACGCCAGGCCTCCCG aggTTTTGAGCTATTCAGAGCCAGCATCAAGAAGAACATCAGGTTCCACCAGAAGGCAGAGAAGAAGTCCCTGCAACAGCTCAAACGATC GATGGAGCGCATTCGATCCAAACAGCAGAAGTACAAGGAAGGACGCACAGCATCCAGCTCCAAAGCGGAAAAGGCATCAG ATTCCAAAGAGGGGAAGCAAGAGAGGAGCAGCAAGAAGAAGAAGTGGCATCGGCCCTGGATGGACCACGCTACTG TGGTGCACTCTGGGGAATATTACCTGTTTGAGTCGgacagtgaggaggaggaggagctcttCTCTGAGGAGCAGAAACCTCCCAGACAGACGGCATTTCAG CTGGCGTACCAGGCTTGGGTGTCGAGCGCCAAAGAGGCCCTGCGGGAGCGccagcagaggcagagggagcAGAGGAGACTGGAGAGGGCGAGCAGACAGCAGGCCAGCTTCCAGCCCTcag CTGATGGAGAGGAGCCAGTGTTTGAGGAGGGAGCATCTCAGGATGGGGAGGtgggaggagaggcagaggagtcAG ggaggggcAGTGACATGGTGCAGCGTCTCCTGGACATCCTGAGGTTCCTGCGGGTGCTGTTCCTGGCCATGGTGGACGGCGTGACACTGTGGCTCAACATGCTCACCAAGCAGTATGTGGACACCTCCACCGTCCTGTGCAACGAGCGCTACATGCTCATCCACAACATCGGCCAG GGTCCACGGGAGCCCCTGGATGACCAGCTGTCTCAGGGCAGCGAGAGCCCCACGCTGGAGACGTGCCTGGACGAGACGGAGACGGAGATGGAGACGGACCAGCTGCACAGCAGCGGCGCCATCAG tGGGGCAGAGCTGGACACGTCCACCCCCCACACCAGCACCTACAGCTGTGCCACCCTGTGCCCCGAGTGCCCACAGGAGCTGGAGGTGGTGCCACGCATGGGCCGACACCAGCGCCACTCCCGCACCGCCAGCGAAATGCTGACCGACGG GGCGTTCTTTGTGGAGGAGCTGGTCCAGAGCAGCGAGTTCTACTCATCTCAGAACCGGCTGCTCAAGCTGCTCTTAGCCCTGTACAATCTGCTGGCGGCCAACTCGGAGCTGGTCTGCTACTTAATCATCGTGCTGAACAACGTGGTGACCGCCTCGGTCATCTCGCTCGTGCTGCccatcctcatcttcctctggGCCATGCTGGCCGTGCCACGACCCAGCAAGAGGTTCTGGATGACCGCCATCGTCTACACGGAG gtgatggtgatggtgaagtaCCTGTTCCAGTTCGGCTTCTTCCCGTGGAACAGCCTGTATGAGCTGCAGCTGAACATGGACAAGCCCTACTTCCCCCCACGCATCATCGGCCTGGAGAAGATTGACAACTACATCCGCTACgacctgctgcagctgctggccCTGTTCTTCCACCGCTCGCTGCTCATG aaatATGGGCTGTGGGACCACGAGGGACCGCTGGAGGAGAAGAGCCGCCAGCCTGCTGAGGATCAGACCAAGAGGGAGGGCGAGGAGGAGCATCAGCCCAGTCCGGCGCACAGCCTCGCCGTTCTGGAGGACAGCGCCACCGAGACCCCCCAGCCTCTGGAGCCTGAGCCCGATATCCAGCCCACGCCAGAACCAACGCCGGAGCCTCCCCACGCCGACGCCGACGCCGACGCCTCGCCCACGGACCAGGGAGCGGGGAAGAAGGGCGGGCTGCTGCGATTCCGCAGGAAGAAAAGCTCCGGGAAAG GTGGTGCTGAAAGCAAAGAGCCTAAGAAGAAAACCAAGGGTAGACGCAGAGAGGCCACCAGCAAGAAGCTGAAGGCTGTCGGCCTTAAAATCAAACAACTGTCCATTTCTGC GATGCAGACTATCTACAGACCCACATATGGATTCTTCCGAGATATCCTCCATGCCGAGTTCCGAGCCACCACAGACGTGTACGCTCTCATGTTCCTCACGGACATGGTGGACTTCATCATCATCGTCTTTGGGTTCTGGGCTTTTGGG AAACACTCGGCTGCAGCTGACATTGCGTCCACGCTGTCTGAGGACCAGGTGCCCGAGGCCTTCCTGGTCATGTTGCTCATCCAGTTCAGCACCATGATCATCGACCGGGCACTCTACCTGCGCAAGACCATCCTGGGCAAGCTCATCTTCCAGATCATCCTGGTCTTCGGCATCCACCTGTGGATGTTCTTTATCCTGCCGGCCGTcacagagag GATGTTTAATCAGAATTCCGTGGCTCAACTCTGGTACTTTGTCAAGTGCATCTACTTCACCTTGTCGGCCTACCAGATCCGCTGCGGCTATCCAACCTGCATCCTGGGCAACTTCCTCACCAAGAAATTCAATCACCTCAATCTCTTCCTCTTCCAAGG tttcCGCCTGGTCCCCTTCCTGGTGGAGTTGCGGGCAGTGATGGACTGGGTCTGGACGGACACCACGCTGTCCCTCTCCAACTGGATGTGCGTGGAGGACATCTACGCCAACATCTTCATCATCAAGTGCAGCCGCGAGACAGAGAAG AAATACCCTCAACCCAAAggccagaagaagaagaagattgtGAAGTACGGGATGGGCGGGCTCATCATCTTCTTCCTGATCTGCATCATCTGGTTCCCACTGCTCTTCATCTCATTGGTCCGATCAGTGGTGGGCGTGGTCAACCACCCCGTGGATGTCACTGTCACAGTTAAACTAGGGGGTTATGAG CCTCTGTTCACCATGAGCGTCCAGCAGCAGTCTATCCAGCCGTTCACTGAAGACAACTACAAGAGTCTCACCAAGCACTTTGGCAATAACGCA gtGGCTATGCAGTTCATCACGCTGTACAACTTTGAGGACATTGTGACGGCCAACATCGAGGGCAGCTCGGGCTCCGTGTGGCGCATCAGCCCGCCCAGCAGACAGGAGCTGATCAAGGAGCTGCTGAGCAGCTCTGCCGAGATGACGCTGCGCCTGGCCTGGAACTTCCAGAG ggaCTTGGGGAAGGGTGGAACTGTGGAAAACACCTTTGACAAGCACTCCATCCATCTGAAGCCAGAGGATCCTGTCCGAGCAGACCTGGCCTCACTGCTCGTGGGCAACCGCACCGAGCCTGT GCTGGTTCCTCATATGTTCCCCAACTACATCCGGGCTCCTAACGGGGCTGAGGCCAAGCCTGTGAGCCAGCTCTATGAAG ATGATGAGCAGGGATATCAGGGCGTGACGCTGTCTCTGATGAAAGGAGGGTCACAGGAGTGGTGGGACATCAGCATCGCAGGCTGCGACCCCGCTGCTAAGGCCTGTGGGGTCCTGCCCATGGTCATCTTCAACGACAAAGTCAGCCCCCCCAGCCTGGGCTTCCTGGCTGGCTATGG gatcATGGGGCTGTACGTGTCCGTGGTGCTGGTGATTGGCAAGTTTGTGCGCGGCTTCTTCAGCGAGATCTCCCACTCCATCATGTTCGAGGAGCTGCCGTGCGTGGACCGCATCCTCAAGCTGTGCACGGACATCTTCCTGGTGCGTGAGACTGgcgagctggagctggaggaggagctcTACTCCAAGCTCATCTTCCTCTACCGCTCGCCAGAGACCATGATCAAGTGGACACGGGAGAAGGACAAGGACTAG